The candidate division TA06 bacterium genome has a window encoding:
- a CDS encoding elongation factor Ts translates to MSFTAEDVKKLREKTGVGMMVCKEALTSSNGNVEEAVEYLRKKGLAMAEKKAGRATADGLIGIEIASDGKTAVMIEVNCETDFVAKTEQFKGLVKSLAQWALGQNKETLTAADLAPEQLEQVKLTVAKVGENCQFKRGEKIHSQTGLVEGYLHLGSKLGVLVELDGGNSPEVKALARDLAMQVAASSPQWLSRKQVPAEVLEKEKAIYQEQVRGAGKPENVVEKIVNGKIEKFYSEVCLVEQAYVKDPQKSVEATVKETAAKAGAALEVKRFIRFRLGE, encoded by the coding sequence ATGTCCTTTACTGCCGAAGACGTAAAAAAGCTCCGGGAAAAGACCGGGGTCGGGATGATGGTCTGCAAGGAGGCCCTCACTTCTTCAAACGGGAACGTAGAAGAGGCCGTGGAATACCTGCGTAAAAAGGGCCTGGCCATGGCCGAAAAGAAAGCCGGCCGGGCCACCGCCGACGGTTTGATCGGGATCGAGATCGCCTCCGACGGTAAGACCGCCGTGATGATAGAAGTCAATTGCGAGACAGATTTCGTGGCCAAGACCGAACAGTTCAAGGGTCTGGTCAAAAGCCTTGCTCAGTGGGCCCTGGGACAGAACAAGGAAACCCTGACCGCCGCCGATCTAGCCCCGGAGCAGCTGGAACAGGTGAAACTGACGGTCGCCAAGGTGGGCGAGAACTGCCAGTTCAAGCGGGGCGAGAAGATCCACAGCCAAACGGGTCTGGTGGAAGGCTACCTGCATCTGGGCAGCAAGCTGGGGGTGCTGGTGGAACTGGACGGAGGCAACTCGCCGGAGGTCAAGGCCCTGGCCCGGGATCTGGCCATGCAGGTGGCGGCCTCTTCTCCCCAGTGGCTTTCCCGCAAGCAGGTTCCGGCCGAGGTGCTGGAAAAGGAAAAGGCCATCTACCAGGAGCAGGTGCGGGGCGCCGGCAAGCCGGAGAACGTGGTTGAAAAGATCGTGAACGGCAAGATAGAAAAATTCTACTCCGAGGTCTGCCTGGTGGAACAGGCTTACGTCAAGGATCCCCAGAAGAGCGTGGAGGCCACGGTCAAGGAAACAGCCGCCAAGGCCGGGGCGGCCCTGGAAGTCAAGCGCTTCATCCGTTTCCGCCTGGGGGAATAA
- a CDS encoding undecaprenyl-diphosphate phosphatase — protein sequence MSIFQALILGLIQGLTEFLPVSSSGHLALAERLFGLSGDNLRFEVFVHLGTLLAVVIFFRLKIWKLIKSVFTGRMYYQEGWHFTDDNLRLSLLLILATIPAAFIGYKFDDVIEQAFASPIAVSAFLLVTGTILFLTRFVKSQEGKINWWRALVIGLAQAVAILPGVSRSGSTIAAGIFTRMKQEKAAEFSFLLSIPIILGAGVVKLKDMLETGLPSSELLMITVGAIAAALSGYWAIKVMLHLVKKGRLEYFAYYCWAVGLAGLVWFALVK from the coding sequence ATGTCTATATTCCAAGCGCTGATACTGGGGCTGATCCAGGGGCTGACCGAATTCCTGCCGGTGTCCAGTTCCGGGCATCTGGCCCTGGCCGAAAGACTGTTCGGATTGTCCGGCGATAATTTGAGGTTCGAGGTCTTCGTGCACCTGGGGACGCTGCTGGCGGTGGTGATCTTCTTTCGCCTCAAGATATGGAAACTGATCAAGTCGGTCTTCACGGGGCGGATGTATTACCAGGAAGGCTGGCACTTCACCGACGACAACCTGCGGCTTTCCCTGCTGCTGATCCTGGCCACCATCCCGGCGGCCTTCATCGGCTACAAGTTTGACGACGTCATCGAGCAGGCCTTTGCCAGCCCCATAGCGGTCTCGGCCTTTCTGCTGGTCACCGGGACCATCCTGTTTTTGACCCGCTTTGTAAAAAGCCAAGAAGGGAAGATCAACTGGTGGCGGGCCCTGGTCATCGGCCTGGCCCAGGCGGTGGCCATACTGCCGGGAGTGTCGCGCTCGGGCAGCACCATTGCCGCCGGGATCTTCACCAGGATGAAACAGGAGAAGGCGGCCGAGTTCTCGTTCCTTTTGTCCATTCCCATCATCCTGGGGGCCGGGGTGGTCAAACTGAAGGACATGCTGGAGACCGGCCTGCCGTCCTCTGAGCTGTTAATGATCACAGTGGGGGCCATTGCCGCAGCATTGTCAGGTTACTGGGCCATCAAGGTAATGCTGCATCTTGTCAAAAAAGGCCGGCTGGAATATTTTGCCTATTACTGCTGGGCGGTGGGCTTGGCCGGCTTGGTTTGGTTTGCGTTAGTCAAGTAG
- a CDS encoding 4Fe-4S binding protein produces MPFVISDDCVACGSCVDSCPNGAIVEGEDKFEITEDCVDCGACVDSCPVNAIKEA; encoded by the coding sequence ATGCCATTTGTCATCAGCGATGATTGCGTAGCCTGCGGCAGCTGCGTAGATTCCTGTCCCAACGGAGCCATAGTGGAAGGTGAGGATAAGTTCGAGATAACCGAGGACTGCGTGGACTGCGGAGCCTGCGTGGATTCCTGCCCGGTCAACGCCATCAAGGAAGCTTGA
- the frr gene encoding ribosome recycling factor produces the protein MLQKVYQDLGHKMDKAAEVLKNEFAGIRTGRANPALLDGIKVLCYGALTPLNQVAGISVPESRLLLIQPWDKSVLGEIEKAILKSDLGLTPANDGKVIRLPIPTLTEERRHDLVKVVKKMAEESRVAVRNIRRESNEEVKKLEKDKKISEDESKTAHDKIQEMTDKHIAQLEELLKKKEKEIMEV, from the coding sequence ATGCTGCAGAAAGTTTATCAGGACCTGGGACACAAAATGGACAAGGCGGCCGAAGTACTAAAGAACGAATTCGCCGGGATCCGCACCGGGCGGGCCAATCCGGCCCTGCTGGACGGGATCAAAGTGCTCTGCTACGGCGCCCTGACCCCCTTGAATCAGGTGGCCGGCATCTCAGTGCCCGAGTCCAGGCTGCTTCTGATCCAGCCCTGGGACAAGAGTGTGCTGGGCGAGATAGAAAAGGCCATCCTCAAGTCGGATCTGGGACTGACACCGGCCAACGACGGCAAGGTGATCCGGCTGCCCATCCCCACCCTGACCGAGGAACGGCGCCACGATCTGGTGAAGGTGGTCAAAAAGATGGCCGAGGAGAGCCGGGTGGCGGTTCGTAACATCCGCCGGGAGTCAAATGAAGAGGTCAAGAAGCTGGAGAAGGACAAGAAGATCTCCGAGGACGAAAGCAAGACCGCCCATGACAAGATCCAGGAGATGACCGACAAGCACATAGCCCAGCTGGAGGAGCTGCTCAAGAAAAAAGAAAAAGAGATAATGGAAGTATAA
- a CDS encoding diguanylate cyclase has product MKKQKTNPLKIGLLIIAGALIAVAITGAFYRTNDPEPAAWPTTPGILWALILSAVYATLIWRTVSRESRQRWQLWTLLLLTAVTVMAVQQTGGLNSPWLFTYLLLTLLALYRAEEKWQLLAPAILLLTEGGSAWFHQMIPGPALYRLGGLLLFLVSAFTVGRLLLKRSFSPAQNQEDEPEREALVPSSELKNDLQSLASLMHASLGAKTAAFFRLDPSANYLKLAACRSYSAEIIKEAALDAQKGILGWVVKEKQALLYPVFSKDSKDLGYYARSEPLRSLLAVPIIMENRVEGIAVADSEDENHFNEGSKALLAGFAEEAARLMILHQSHSALGLEGERLKEWNRYLEQMANRLRVDEVIEIMGKLIPELVPCDHLVLLQVPESGDICRVLLAEPAAAGFPAPGTELDISGTLCEQTVRILEWRKVDDFYRRSLGLFRFSREERQDHGFRSVLAAPLTYEGVCHYILVLESRKPYAFEAEAETLHILLSQFSLALRSAALYQEKEQMAIRDGLTGLANHRRFQDYLAETLAKSDGKPVGVALFDIDFFKKLNDNYGHPIGDAVLKEVAARLKANISKYDFVARYGGEEFIAVWPGRTDKEAEVLAEGLRQAIGNEKFSTTAGELPVTVSLGVASYPQDSNNKPDLIKAADEALYAAKKAGRNRVVRYVNITKETSKQ; this is encoded by the coding sequence ATGAAAAAACAAAAAACAAATCCGCTGAAGATAGGGCTTCTGATAATAGCCGGCGCCCTGATCGCCGTGGCCATCACCGGGGCTTTTTACCGGACCAACGACCCCGAACCGGCGGCATGGCCGACCACTCCCGGGATCCTTTGGGCACTGATCCTATCAGCGGTTTACGCGACCCTGATCTGGCGGACCGTCAGCCGGGAGAGCCGCCAGCGCTGGCAGCTGTGGACCCTGCTGCTGCTGACCGCCGTCACCGTCATGGCCGTGCAGCAGACAGGGGGCTTGAACTCACCCTGGCTGTTCACCTATCTCCTTCTGACCCTGCTGGCGCTTTACCGGGCTGAGGAGAAATGGCAGCTCCTGGCCCCGGCCATCCTGCTGCTGACCGAGGGCGGATCCGCCTGGTTCCATCAGATGATCCCGGGACCGGCCCTGTACCGGCTGGGCGGGCTGCTGCTGTTCCTGGTCTCGGCTTTTACAGTGGGCAGGCTTTTGCTGAAGCGCAGTTTCTCGCCGGCCCAAAACCAGGAGGATGAACCGGAGCGGGAGGCCCTTGTCCCGTCATCAGAACTGAAGAACGACCTGCAGTCCCTGGCCTCGCTGATGCACGCCAGCCTGGGCGCCAAGACGGCCGCCTTTTTCCGGCTGGACCCTTCGGCCAATTACCTTAAACTAGCGGCCTGCCGCAGCTACAGCGCCGAGATCATCAAGGAAGCGGCTCTGGACGCCCAGAAGGGGATTTTGGGCTGGGTGGTCAAGGAAAAACAGGCCCTGCTCTATCCGGTCTTTTCCAAGGATTCCAAGGACCTGGGATATTACGCCAGGTCCGAGCCGCTCAGATCCCTTCTGGCCGTGCCCATCATCATGGAGAACCGGGTGGAGGGGATCGCAGTGGCCGACAGCGAGGATGAGAACCATTTCAACGAAGGTTCCAAGGCCCTGCTGGCCGGCTTCGCCGAGGAGGCGGCCCGGCTGATGATCCTCCACCAGAGCCATTCGGCCCTGGGGCTGGAGGGGGAGCGGCTTAAGGAATGGAACCGCTACCTGGAGCAGATGGCCAACCGGCTGAGGGTGGACGAGGTGATAGAGATCATGGGAAAGCTGATCCCCGAGCTGGTTCCCTGCGACCACCTGGTACTGCTGCAGGTGCCGGAGTCCGGCGATATCTGCCGGGTGCTGCTGGCCGAGCCGGCCGCCGCCGGGTTCCCGGCCCCGGGGACGGAACTGGACATCTCCGGCACCTTATGCGAACAGACTGTGCGCATCCTGGAATGGCGCAAGGTGGACGATTTTTACCGCCGCTCGCTGGGCCTGTTCCGGTTCAGCCGGGAGGAGAGGCAGGACCACGGGTTCCGCTCGGTGCTGGCCGCGCCGTTGACATACGAAGGTGTCTGCCATTACATCCTGGTGCTGGAAAGCCGCAAACCATACGCCTTTGAGGCCGAGGCCGAGACCCTGCATATTCTTTTAAGCCAGTTCTCGCTGGCCCTGCGCAGCGCGGCCCTCTACCAGGAGAAGGAGCAGATGGCCATCCGCGACGGCCTGACGGGGCTGGCCAACCACCGCCGTTTCCAGGATTACCTGGCCGAGACCCTGGCCAAGTCAGACGGCAAGCCGGTGGGGGTGGCGCTTTTCGATATCGACTTCTTTAAAAAGCTTAACGACAATTACGGGCACCCCATCGGCGACGCGGTGCTTAAGGAAGTGGCGGCCCGGCTGAAGGCCAACATTTCCAAGTATGACTTCGTGGCCCGCTACGGCGGGGAGGAGTTCATAGCGGTGTGGCCGGGCAGGACCGACAAGGAGGCCGAGGTCCTGGCCGAAGGGTTGAGGCAGGCCATCGGGAACGAAAAATTCTCCACCACCGCCGGGGAACTGCCGGTGACGGTAAGCCTGGGAGTGGCCTCGTATCCCCAGGATTCCAACAACAAGCCGGATCTGATCAAGGCCGCCGACGAGGCGCTGTATGCAGCCAAGAAGGCGGGGAGGAACCGGGTGGTGAGATACGTGAACATTACAAAAGAAACCAGTAAACAATAG
- a CDS encoding geranylgeranylglycerol-phosphate geranylgeranyltransferase translates to MLNKITAAIKLSRPGNVAITGLSVLVGTSGYGLKAHASGIVMAVVSAMLIASGGNSLNDYYDLEIDKINRPQRPLPSGLLQYRTAVYLGSAEIILGLALAYFIGIKPLLLALTVSVLLWLYAARGKRMGLSGNLAVALVCGLAFVYGGLTVENVGISLFPAGFAFLMHLSREIIKDVQDRSGDLSQGARTLPITWGAERSLKLAAAVLMVLITLTPVPYLLGIYNIRYLLAVILGVDLMLAMMIMKLLTVPRDEDLARISFFMKIVMLVGIMAISLGL, encoded by the coding sequence GTGCTAAATAAGATAACCGCTGCCATAAAACTATCCCGTCCCGGGAACGTGGCCATCACCGGACTTTCGGTGCTGGTGGGAACTTCAGGCTATGGGCTCAAAGCGCATGCCTCGGGTATCGTCATGGCGGTGGTCTCGGCCATGCTGATAGCCTCCGGGGGCAACAGCCTCAACGATTATTACGATCTTGAGATCGACAAGATCAACCGGCCCCAAAGACCATTGCCATCTGGTTTGCTCCAATATAGAACAGCAGTTTATCTGGGATCAGCTGAAATCATTTTGGGACTGGCCCTGGCTTATTTCATCGGCATCAAACCGTTGCTGCTGGCGCTGACAGTCTCAGTCCTGTTGTGGCTCTACGCCGCCCGGGGCAAAAGGATGGGGCTGTCCGGAAATCTGGCTGTGGCGCTGGTCTGCGGGCTGGCCTTTGTCTACGGCGGGCTGACAGTGGAGAATGTGGGGATCTCACTTTTCCCGGCCGGGTTCGCCTTTCTGATGCACCTGTCACGGGAGATCATCAAGGACGTTCAGGACCGGAGCGGGGACCTGTCGCAGGGCGCCAGGACCCTGCCCATAACCTGGGGGGCGGAGAGGTCACTTAAGCTGGCGGCGGCGGTGCTGATGGTCCTGATAACCCTGACCCCGGTCCCTTATCTGCTGGGCATTTACAACATCCGTTACCTGCTGGCCGTGATCCTGGGAGTGGACCTGATGCTGGCCATGATGATCATGAAACTTTTGACCGTCCCCCGGGACGAGGACCTGGCCCGGATAAGCTTTTTCATGAAGATAGTGATGCTGGTGGGGATCATGGCCATCAGCCTGGGACTTTAA
- the rpsB gene encoding 30S ribosomal protein S2: MANYTIKDLLEAGVHFGHQAPRWNPKMKKFIFDERDGIHIIDLQKTMKCLETSLNTISKLAEQGEEFMFVGTKKQAADVIREEAMRCQMHYVAERWLGGLLTNFATIQKSIRRLKDLDKLSEANFAGYTKKEILGLEREQKKLETVLCGVKEMHRLPGVVFVVDCKKEKLAIAEATRLEVPVVAMVDTNVDPDGITYPIPANDDALRSIKLITALVADAIIDGRARFQKEQEAHHQSAAEGKEAPGGAAAPKRHLSDRRPPRPQTGRSNDGRGGDNRGSGPRRDGQSSPGRGGSGPRTGGAHSPKPVAHASHKAEEKK; encoded by the coding sequence TTGGCCAATTACACCATCAAAGACCTGCTGGAGGCCGGAGTCCATTTCGGCCACCAGGCTCCCCGCTGGAACCCCAAGATGAAGAAGTTCATCTTTGATGAGCGCGACGGCATCCACATCATCGACCTGCAGAAGACCATGAAATGCCTGGAGACCTCGCTCAATACCATCAGCAAGCTGGCCGAGCAGGGCGAAGAGTTCATGTTCGTGGGCACCAAGAAACAGGCGGCCGACGTCATCAGGGAAGAGGCTATGCGCTGCCAGATGCACTATGTGGCGGAACGCTGGCTGGGCGGACTGCTGACCAACTTCGCCACCATCCAGAAAAGCATCCGCCGGTTAAAAGATTTGGACAAACTGTCGGAAGCCAATTTTGCCGGATATACCAAAAAGGAGATCCTGGGCCTGGAACGGGAGCAGAAGAAACTGGAGACCGTGCTCTGCGGCGTCAAGGAAATGCACCGGCTGCCGGGTGTGGTTTTCGTGGTGGACTGCAAAAAGGAGAAGCTGGCCATAGCCGAGGCCACCAGGCTGGAAGTGCCAGTGGTGGCCATGGTGGACACCAACGTTGATCCCGACGGTATCACCTATCCCATTCCGGCCAACGACGACGCCCTGCGCTCCATCAAGCTGATCACCGCCCTGGTGGCCGACGCCATCATCGACGGGCGGGCCAGGTTCCAGAAGGAGCAGGAAGCCCATCACCAGTCGGCAGCCGAGGGCAAGGAAGCTCCGGGCGGAGCCGCCGCCCCCAAACGGCATCTTTCGGACCGCCGTCCCCCCAGGCCCCAGACCGGCCGGAGCAATGACGGCCGGGGCGGAGATAACCGGGGCTCGGGCCCCCGCCGTGACGGACAATCCTCCCCCGGCCGCGGGGGAAGCGGACCCAGGACCGGAGGGGCTCATTCACCCAAGCCGGTGGCCCATGCCTCCCACAAGGCCGAAGAGAAGAAATAA
- a CDS encoding UMP kinase produces the protein MEKALKYQRILLKLSGETLGGAAGQGLDIPSVERIAGEVLSVKELGISVGVVIGGGNLMRGGCLKNDSIPRVTADNIGMLGTVINSLALQSMLEHLGCQTRVMTAVDMPKFAEPFIRRRALRHLDKGRVVIMAAGTGNPYFSTDTAAALRAVEIGAQAIFKGTKVDGVYDCDPLKNNKAVRYDSLSYEKVLADQLKVMDATAVSLCRENSMPIIVFNLNHPGTLKKILLGENLGTTVKE, from the coding sequence TTGGAAAAGGCTCTTAAATATCAAAGGATTTTACTGAAGCTTTCCGGAGAGACCCTGGGCGGCGCGGCCGGCCAGGGTCTGGACATTCCCTCGGTGGAACGGATAGCCGGGGAGGTCCTTTCGGTAAAGGAGCTGGGGATATCGGTGGGCGTGGTTATAGGGGGCGGCAACCTGATGCGGGGCGGATGTCTGAAGAACGACAGCATCCCCCGGGTGACCGCCGATAACATCGGGATGCTGGGAACCGTCATCAATTCGCTGGCCCTGCAGAGCATGCTGGAGCATCTGGGATGCCAGACCAGGGTGATGACCGCCGTGGACATGCCCAAATTCGCCGAGCCCTTCATACGGCGGCGGGCCTTGCGCCATCTGGACAAGGGCCGGGTGGTGATAATGGCGGCCGGCACCGGTAACCCATACTTTTCCACCGACACCGCCGCCGCCCTTAGGGCGGTGGAGATCGGAGCCCAGGCAATATTCAAGGGCACCAAGGTGGACGGGGTCTACGACTGCGATCCCTTGAAGAACAATAAGGCCGTGCGATACGATTCACTGAGCTACGAAAAGGTGCTGGCTGACCAGTTGAAGGTGATGGACGCCACCGCGGTTTCGTTATGCCGGGAAAATTCCATGCCCATCATAGTATTCAATCTTAACCACCCCGGGACCCTAAAAAAGATTTTACTGGGGGAAAACCTGGGAACAACAGTTAAGGAGTGA
- a CDS encoding isoprenyl transferase encodes MKISIAGETHQLKRLPVHVAVIMDGNGRWAKKRGLPRLAGHRAGMRSVKTIVNASGQIGVKYLTLYAFSVENWLRPRAEVSGLMKILREYLVKEVDELDTKRVKIITTGRTADLEDNARRILEDSIARTRHNKGLVLNLALSYGGRAELVDAFKKMSHDLFAHKVQAGKIDEQLIQRYLYHPEVPDPDLIIRTSGESRLSNFLIWQAAYAEYYFTEVLWPDFGEEDLYRALVEYQQRERRFGKV; translated from the coding sequence ATGAAGATTTCCATCGCAGGGGAAACCCACCAACTAAAGCGCCTGCCGGTCCATGTGGCGGTGATCATGGACGGCAACGGGCGCTGGGCCAAAAAGCGCGGCCTGCCCCGGCTGGCCGGGCACCGGGCCGGTATGAGGTCGGTGAAGACCATCGTCAACGCCAGCGGCCAGATCGGCGTCAAATACCTGACGCTCTACGCCTTCTCGGTGGAGAACTGGCTGCGCCCCAGGGCCGAGGTTTCCGGCCTGATGAAGATCCTGCGGGAATACCTGGTCAAAGAAGTGGACGAGCTGGACACCAAGAGGGTGAAGATAATCACCACCGGCCGCACCGCCGACCTGGAGGACAATGCCCGCAGGATACTGGAGGACTCCATCGCCCGCACCAGGCACAACAAGGGGCTGGTGCTGAACCTGGCGCTTTCCTACGGCGGCCGGGCCGAATTGGTGGACGCCTTCAAAAAGATGTCGCATGACCTCTTTGCCCATAAGGTGCAGGCCGGGAAGATAGATGAGCAGTTGATCCAAAGATACCTGTACCACCCGGAGGTGCCGGACCCGGACCTGATCATCAGGACCTCGGGCGAGAGCCGGCTTTCCAACTTTCTGATCTGGCAGGCGGCCTATGCCGAGTATTATTTCACCGAAGTTCTGTGGCCGGATTTCGGGGAAGAGGACTTGTACCGGGCACTGGTGGAGTACCAGCAGAGGGAGAGAAGGTTCGGAAAGGTGTAG